One part of the Streptomyces lienomycini genome encodes these proteins:
- a CDS encoding GNAT family N-acetyltransferase — protein sequence MAIKLVSVSPAQEELIVKAIALGDRYTKTLGLLTPPAYEKAAEDGGLLVAVEAGEVIGYALFGLPKRSARIRLAHLCVAEEERGRGIAGRLVEGIKERYPQRLGIKAKCRRDYDLSGMWRSLGFVPDGEVRGRGRDGEILDGWWLDLGHPDLFTEMESDALLVVTVDHGVFADLRGLTDTTGAEESRALEAGWMADLVEFAYTPQLVHQIRDLTDTAERQHQQAALTGLHKLSPGSAAVEERTRELVQAATQAVPGLAADPALLRGMRYVAETSCAGLQVLATRDPLLSRLTDVAWEVARVRVVSPSTVTLHVDELRQAQVYRPADLMGTEFRSAEVAPGAEDELVAFFEQSGADDGSAFSERLRSLNEGGIAWRRELLRDGQGRPVALYAWSLDGRTLVVPVLRTAGHPLEETLARQLLFLLKRLGRDCGAEIVRISDPHPSEAARSAAGDDGFFEHNGQLVALLVNVCGTAAEVEVVAGGLARELAVDATVLDVGMPAEVTAVLERAWWPAKVIDSELPSFMVPIKPRWSTELFNVPAMLIARSDALGISREHVYYRSSQRRGESVPARLLWYVSDDNSTGEGQMVVGSSRLDEVLIDTPDVLFSKFEHLGVYGRAEVERAADASGHAMALRFSDTEIFPKPVTLRRLTSLARGRGLTWSPGSLISLSKISSELFQAVYQEGHRTT from the coding sequence ATGGCGATCAAGCTGGTGTCCGTTTCGCCCGCGCAAGAAGAGTTGATCGTTAAGGCCATAGCCCTGGGGGACCGGTACACGAAGACGCTGGGGCTTCTGACGCCTCCTGCCTATGAGAAGGCAGCTGAGGACGGTGGCCTTCTGGTCGCGGTCGAGGCCGGCGAAGTGATCGGCTACGCGCTGTTCGGGCTGCCGAAGAGGAGCGCGCGTATCCGACTCGCGCACCTGTGTGTGGCTGAGGAAGAACGGGGGCGGGGAATTGCGGGCCGTCTGGTGGAGGGCATCAAGGAGCGGTATCCACAACGCCTTGGGATCAAGGCCAAGTGCCGTCGGGACTATGACCTGAGCGGGATGTGGAGGAGTCTGGGCTTCGTTCCAGACGGTGAGGTCCGTGGGCGTGGTCGTGACGGGGAGATCTTGGACGGCTGGTGGCTGGACCTCGGCCATCCGGACCTGTTCACGGAGATGGAGAGCGACGCGCTCCTCGTGGTGACGGTCGACCATGGTGTGTTCGCCGATCTGCGCGGCCTCACGGACACCACCGGTGCCGAGGAGTCCCGTGCGCTCGAAGCCGGATGGATGGCGGATCTCGTTGAGTTTGCCTACACCCCGCAGTTGGTCCATCAGATCCGGGACCTCACGGACACGGCAGAGCGTCAGCACCAGCAGGCGGCGCTGACCGGGCTCCACAAGCTCTCTCCCGGCTCCGCGGCCGTGGAGGAGCGAACCCGCGAACTGGTGCAAGCCGCTACGCAGGCGGTTCCCGGCCTGGCTGCCGACCCAGCACTTCTGCGGGGCATGCGGTATGTGGCCGAGACCTCGTGTGCTGGTCTACAAGTCCTGGCGACCCGTGATCCGCTGCTGTCTCGCCTGACAGACGTGGCCTGGGAGGTCGCTCGCGTCCGGGTCGTCTCACCGTCGACCGTGACGCTTCACGTCGATGAGCTGCGGCAGGCCCAGGTGTATCGCCCGGCTGACCTGATGGGGACGGAGTTCCGGTCCGCGGAGGTGGCGCCGGGCGCGGAGGATGAACTGGTCGCCTTCTTCGAGCAGTCGGGCGCTGACGACGGCTCAGCCTTCTCTGAGCGGCTGCGGTCGCTGAACGAGGGCGGGATCGCATGGCGTCGTGAGCTTCTCCGGGACGGCCAGGGCCGACCGGTCGCCCTCTACGCGTGGTCGCTGGACGGCCGAACCCTGGTTGTACCCGTCCTTCGCACAGCTGGCCACCCCCTGGAAGAGACCCTGGCCCGGCAGCTCCTCTTCCTGCTTAAGCGGCTCGGGAGGGATTGCGGGGCCGAGATCGTCCGCATCAGTGATCCGCACCCCTCCGAGGCGGCGCGGTCCGCGGCCGGTGACGACGGCTTCTTCGAGCACAACGGCCAGCTCGTCGCGCTCCTGGTGAACGTGTGCGGGACTGCCGCCGAGGTGGAGGTGGTGGCCGGCGGGTTGGCCCGAGAGCTTGCTGTCGATGCGACCGTGCTCGACGTCGGCATGCCGGCGGAGGTGACCGCCGTGCTGGAGCGTGCGTGGTGGCCGGCCAAGGTCATCGACTCCGAGCTGCCGTCCTTCATGGTGCCCATCAAGCCGCGCTGGTCGACTGAGCTGTTCAACGTCCCGGCCATGCTCATCGCGCGGAGCGACGCCCTGGGCATCAGCAGGGAACACGTCTACTACCGATCTTCGCAGCGTCGAGGAGAGAGCGTCCCGGCTCGACTGCTCTGGTACGTCAGCGACGACAACTCCACGGGAGAGGGTCAGATGGTGGTGGGCAGCTCGCGGCTCGACGAGGTGCTCATCGACACTCCGGATGTTCTGTTCTCGAAATTCGAACACCTGGGCGTATATGGTCGGGCTGAGGTCGAGAGGGCTGCAGACGCGTCCGGTCACGCCATGGCGCTGAGGTTCTCGGACACTGAGATCTTCCCGAAGCCGGTGACGCTGCGCCGATTGACCTCGCTGGCCAGGGGCCGGGGGCTAACGTGGTCGCCTGGCTCGCTGATCTCGCTGTCCAAGATCAGCAGTGAGCTGTTCCAGGCGGTTTACCAAGAGGGGCACCGAACGACGTGA
- a CDS encoding tyrosine-type recombinase/integrase has translation MPTRKLQRRREFGTVRKLPSGRWQARYLGPDGQRHKAPETFDTKTDAQGWLNLVRADIERDHWRDPDAGAINFEKYALRWVEERGLAPTTVDRYDGLLRLHLLPAFGSKDLDEITPPSVRTWRAERLKATGATTVAKSYRLLKAILQTAVDDDLLRTNPCRIKGAGREEADERPTATVEQVFDLADAMGPRWRLMVLLGAFASLRPEELAELRRRSVDLDECSLRITHASPELTNGRRVTGDPKSRAGKRTVYLPDFLLPELRRHVQWFSEKEPDGLLFVGERGAPFRRSTFGRKWRKARTKAGLPDNFRFYDLRHTGNTLAADTGAKLKDLMVRAGQSSERAQLIYQHSTAKHQRRLAQGIDTEVRERLREAGADRSEAT, from the coding sequence ATGCCGACACGCAAGCTCCAGCGTCGTCGGGAGTTCGGTACCGTACGCAAGCTCCCGTCCGGTCGATGGCAGGCCCGCTACCTGGGCCCGGACGGGCAGCGCCACAAGGCCCCCGAGACCTTCGACACGAAGACCGACGCGCAGGGCTGGCTGAACCTGGTCCGCGCCGACATCGAGCGTGACCACTGGCGTGACCCGGACGCCGGCGCGATCAACTTCGAGAAGTACGCCCTCCGTTGGGTGGAGGAGCGCGGTCTGGCCCCGACCACGGTCGACCGCTACGACGGCCTGCTACGCCTGCACCTCCTGCCGGCCTTCGGCAGCAAGGACCTGGACGAGATCACACCGCCTTCCGTCCGCACCTGGCGAGCCGAGCGGCTCAAGGCAACGGGTGCCACGACGGTCGCCAAGTCGTACCGGCTGCTGAAGGCCATTCTGCAGACCGCGGTCGATGACGACCTCCTGCGGACCAACCCGTGCCGGATCAAGGGCGCCGGTCGGGAGGAAGCCGACGAGCGGCCGACCGCCACCGTGGAGCAGGTCTTCGACCTCGCCGACGCCATGGGTCCGCGCTGGCGCCTGATGGTCCTGCTCGGTGCCTTCGCCTCGCTCCGCCCCGAGGAACTGGCTGAACTGCGCCGCCGCAGTGTCGATCTCGACGAATGCTCCCTGCGGATCACGCATGCGTCCCCGGAGCTGACCAACGGCAGGAGGGTCACCGGCGATCCCAAGTCACGAGCGGGCAAGCGCACCGTGTACCTGCCCGATTTCCTCCTGCCCGAGCTGCGACGCCACGTGCAGTGGTTCTCCGAGAAGGAGCCGGACGGGCTCCTCTTCGTCGGGGAGAGGGGAGCCCCGTTCCGCCGCTCGACGTTCGGACGGAAGTGGCGCAAGGCCAGGACGAAGGCGGGGCTGCCGGACAACTTCCGCTTCTACGACCTCCGGCACACCGGTAACACCCTCGCCGCCGACACCGGCGCCAAGCTGAAGGACCTCATGGTGCGCGCCGGCCAGTCCTCGGAACGGGCCCAGCTCATCTACCAGCACTCGACGGCCAAGCATCAGCGGAGGCTGGCCCAGGGGATCGACACTGAAGTGCGCGAGCGCTTGCGTGAGGCGGGTGCCGATCGGTCGGAAGCCACTTAG
- a CDS encoding ASCH domain-containing protein codes for MSDPERAMLLSVHPRFANAILAGSKTVEVRRQRVAAPPGTPVLLYATAPTMAVVGMARIAAIYVATPSEVWSAHRGQTGITRREYDAYMSGARQASGLTMENPVSFDEPVSLNALRSAGSFHPPQSYRYMKGDELRQVAVAGPVVGTALREALGDLVPA; via the coding sequence GTGAGCGATCCGGAACGCGCGATGCTGCTGTCCGTCCACCCGCGCTTCGCCAACGCGATCCTGGCCGGCAGCAAGACGGTGGAGGTTCGCCGCCAGCGCGTCGCCGCGCCTCCGGGAACGCCCGTCCTCTTGTACGCGACCGCGCCCACCATGGCGGTGGTGGGCATGGCGCGCATTGCCGCCATCTACGTCGCCACGCCCAGCGAGGTCTGGTCGGCTCATCGGGGACAGACCGGGATCACCCGGAGGGAGTACGACGCCTACATGAGCGGCGCGAGGCAGGCGAGCGGTCTCACGATGGAGAATCCTGTCTCCTTCGATGAGCCGGTATCGCTCAATGCGCTGCGCTCCGCCGGGTCCTTCCACCCTCCGCAGAGCTACCGCTACATGAAGGGCGACGAGCTTCGACAGGTGGCCGTGGCGGGACCTGTCGTGGGCACGGCGCTTCGCGAGGCGCTGGGAGACCTGGTACCCGCCTAG